ACGACTGCGAACTATATCACGAGCCATCGAAACTGACGAAGGTTGTGCAATGTGATCGCTTCAGATTCACCGCAGGGCGAGCGTCATGTTGGCGATGCCATTACCTGGATAGACCATTCGTTTGACCTCAGTTGGTTGAGCGATTGAAAACTCTGCCGTTTCCCTCAGGAGCTCTTCGAGACCAACTCGCATCTCCAGTCGCGCGAGCGGTGCCCCGACGCAATCGTGAATGCCTCGTCCGAACACGAGACTGCTGTCATTGTCCCGAGCGAGGTTGATCGCATCGGCTTTCGCAAACGCGTCTGGATCTCGATCGGCGGCAATCCACATAAGGGTGAGCCGTTCGCCAGCCGGGATGTGGCAGCCTGCGATTGTCACATCCTGCGTGGTCGTGCGTCGGTTTGCAACGAGCGGCCCATCTACGCGCAGGATCTCATCAATTGTCTGCGGCAACATGACCGGCTCTTCACGAAGTTTCTGCTGGAGTTGCGTGTCTGTCGCAAGATGCCAAACAAGCAATCCAAGCCCTGCGGCGACTGTGCCGTGCCCAGCGATCCAGTTCCGCAAAATGCTGACGATGTCGTCGTCGCTGATGACTTGCCCGTTCACCGTTGTCGACATCAGTGTGCTGGTCAGATCGCTTGCAGTACGGCCAATGCGGCGGCGGTCTGCCAACTCCTCCTCAACGATTGACGTGAACTCTTGCGCTAGCGCCGCGCTGGCTTCGCGGTCTCGTGATAGCGATGCCTGCTGATTCCCGTGAGTCCAGCCATGCAGGTGCTCCCAACGATCGGCGCGCCAGCCGAGAAACGCGACGGCGCAGCGCAATGGGAATGGCATCGCAAATGCGTTGACAAATTCGATTTCGGGCTGATCGATGAGCGCTGCTGTGATCTCTGCTGCGATTGAGCGAAACGTCGGTTCGAAGTTGGCCATTTGGCCAGCCATAAAGAACGGCTCAATTGCAGTACGAAACAGCGTATGTTCAGGCGGGTCCATGCCGTTCGGCACTGCCCGGTGGTTCGACGCGCTGCTAAACGTCGCAGGATCATCAAGAATATCAACGATGTCGCTATGTCGGAATATTGACCATTCAAGGAAGTCACTCCGTGCGACTGGGCATTGCGAGCGCATGCGATCGTATGCTGCGCGCTGGTTGCTCAAAACTGACGGGTCCCGTGGATCCCAGTCCGCAGTCTGGTTCTCACCCATATCTATGTCTCTCTTTCCACGAATTCGGAACCGTGCCAACAGCGCCGCAAGAGGATTGCCTGCGAGGCGATCGAAACGCGGTCGAATATGGTCTCGTCCTTTGGAGGGCCTGCGTTGATGAAGAGGAGGTGGCTCGCCTGGAATTCAGAGAGCGGGTGATGGGACTCGAACCCACGGCATTCTGCTTGGGAAGCAGACACTCTACCAACTGAGTTACACCCGCGCAGTCGTGGTCGAGTTTACACCTGGTCGGCGATTGGCACAATCTCGGCGTCGCTGCGCAGCCGCCCAAGCTCCATGTGCTCGATGTGAAACGTGGAGTGCTGCGGAACGCCGAGCAACATGCGAACCGACCGGGCAGCGCGCTCCTGCCGGTAGGCGGTCATCTCACTCGCCCGCAGAGCGGCCCGACTTTCCCAAAGCTCGCCAAAGATCGCTTTGCCCGTCACGTTGTCGCCCAGTGCAAGCACGCCAATGAAGCCAGGATGTTCACGCTCCAACTCTTCAACAGCAGCATGACCGGCTTCAACGATCGAATTCCAGTGCTGCGGATCGACGCGAATCGTCGTGAACCGAGCGTGAGCGGTGTGCGGGACGATGTCGCTTCGGCTCCGCGCCTCATTTACATAAATAGAATAGGTTTCGCGCATGAGCGGCGAGTCCCAGTACTGGCTCAATATTTCGACGTCATGGTTCGTTTCGGGATCAATACTGACCAGTGTCTGCTCGGCTTTGGCCCACAACGTAATCGTCATTAACCGGCAATGATCGCGATTCAGCAGCGTTAGCTCGCCACCATAGTCTTCACGGGAGCGGAGCGTCGTAATCACCTGATTTGTGAGGACATCGAGCGCGGTCGACAGCGTCTCAGGGCGATAGGTGCAGGAGGTAACGCGCGCGAACTGTGGTACTGCTAGCTGGTGCATATGCCGCGCAATCTGGCTCTTTTCGGGCTATTCAACCATTCGTAACGGTATCTGAATCTGACCCCGCGGTCAAATACCTCTTGGTCAAGTTCGATGCAGAGCTCTGCTACGATAGCCGACGCTGCCAATAGAACGAGAACAGGGGAGGCAAGATGCAATCCGGAAGCCAAATCGAGAGCACCCTGAGCGGCATCGTCTGCTCAAACTGCGGACATCGATACGACGCAGATCAGTTGCTGACCGTCTGCGATGAATGTGGAAAAGTCTTGCTGGCCGAGTACGACCTGGATCGCGCGAAGTCGACAATGACCCGGGAGGCTCTCGCCAAACGTCCCTGGAATCTGTGGCGTTACGCCGAGATCATGCCGGTCCGCAAGGCCGAGCACCGTCTGACACTTGCCGAGGGAGGGTCGCCGCTGCTCAAGGTTGATCGCTGGGCCGCCGGAGTCGGACTTTCAAACGTGCTGGTCAAAGACGAAGGACGCAATCCGACTGGATCGTTCAAAGCGCGTGGACTTGGCGCGGCGGTGTCGCGTGCTCGTGAGCTTGGGGTGAAGGCAATCGCGTTACCGTCGGCCGGCAATGCAGCGGCGGCGGCGAGCGCCTACGCGGCGCGCGGCGGGATGGAGACCGTCGTCTTCATGCCGAAGGACGCGCCAGAAGTGTTCAAGGCGGAATGCCGCGCATTGGGAGCGCGCGTGTTCCTGGTCAACGGCCTCATCAATGACGCCGGCAAGGTTGTGCGTGACAACGGCGCGTCGCGGGGTTGGTTCGACGTGTCCACGTTGAAGGAGCCGTATCGCGCTGAGGGCAAGAAAACGATGGGGCTGGAGCTTGTAGAGCAGCTCGGCTGGACAGTGCCCGACGCAATCATCTATCCGACCGGCGGCGGCACCGGCATTGTCGGAATGTGGAAGGCGTTCGATGAGCTGGAGCAGATGGGCCTGATCGGCTCTGCGCGGCCGCGCATGATCGTCGTGCAGTCGGACGGCTGCGCACCGATCGTCAAGGCATTTGATATGGGCGAGCGCCACGCGCCGCTTTGGGAGGGCGCAGACACGATCGCGCCGGGCATCCGCGTGCCGGTCGCGATTGGCGACTACCTCATCCTCGACGCCGTGCGCGCGAGCGGCGGCACGGCCATCGCGGTGAGCGACGCCGAACTAAACGCGGCGATGCGATCCGTTGCCGAGAAGGAAGGGCTCTTCGTGTCGCCGGAGTCCGGTGCGGCATTTGCGGCCGCCGAGAAGCTACGCGCCGAAGGAAAGCTCTCTGAAACCGACAAGGTCGTTGTCTACGCGACCGGCTCCGGCCTCAAGCACACCGATCTGATCAGCGGAGACTATCCGGTGCTTGAGCCTGATAACGCTGAGATCGGGACCAAGATCGACACGGCTTACGCCTGATCGTGGTCGCCAAGCGGCTGGCACACAGGACAGAACATCGTCGTGCGTTGGTCGATTGTCAGGCGTACGAGGGGAGCCCCGCAGACGACGCAGGGACTCCCCGGCTTTCTCCCGTATATCTGCAGGCTTTCCTGATTCGTGCCTTCCTCGCCAAGCCCGGATCGGTAGTCGCGGAGCGTCGTGCCACGCGATTCGACTGCGATTGACAGAACATCGACGATCGCTGCTTGAAGTCGGCTGATCTCGTCTGCGGCGAGTTCGCTCGCGGGTCGAAGGGGATGCACACCGGCCCGAAACATCGCCTCATCCACATAGATGTTGCCCAATCCCGCGATTACCGTCTGGTCAAGCAGCAGCGACTTCAATCTGCGTTTGCGCTGGAGGGCAAGCGCCAGGGATTCGATGGTGAACGCAGGACTGAGCGGTTCCACCCCGAGGTTCTCGTCGAGTCGTGCGGAAGCTTCACGGTCCAGAAGCGCGATCCGACCGAACTTTCGCGTGTCGTAGAAATCGAGCTCGGTGGTGCCAGAGAGCGCGAAGACAGCGCGCAGGTAGGGTTCGCGCTCCGGCGCGCGTGCGTCAGTCCGCGTCGCGCGGAACAGGAGCTCGCCGGTCATCCGCAAATGGACCGTGATCCAGTCGCCCGTGCCAAGCTCAAGGACGATGAACTTTCCGCGCCGTGAGACGGCGGCTATCGAGTTGCCGATGATTCGCTCTTCGAAAGCCGGTAAGTCATCGTTTGCAACAGTGCGGCGCCAGCGCAGATCGAACGATTCGATAACCTTGTCTGCGAGGTACGGGCGAAGTGTCCGACAAACCGTCTCAACTTCTGGGAGTTCGGGCATCGACGTGGCACCCTCTCAACAGGAATAACCTGGAATAGAGCGGAGGTCGGGCTAAATGGTCGATTCATCATGCATATTCTGCAGCATCATCAACGGCGACATTCCCAGTGATCGAGTTTACGAAGACGATGAGTTCATCGCATTTCGTGACATTGCCCCGGCGGCACCCGTTCACGTTCTGATCGTACCGCGCAAGCATGTCGTATCAATCGCCGATCTCGGGGAGGACGATGCGGCGTTCCTCGGGCGTTTGTTTCTCGTGGCGAACACTGTCGCGCGGAGCGAAGGCGTCGCTGGGGATGGGTACAGAGTCGTTAGCAATGTTGGGGAGAAGGGTGGGCAGTCCGTGTTTCATCTCCACGTCCATCTTCTGGGCGGACGGCAGATGACGGGGCTCTAAATTTCTGGCGTACGTACGCGATGGTGCGTGAATGTCACATTGACCTTCAACAATTTCGGGCGCTATACTGCGCACACCGTCTGCCATTTTCGATGCATACTGCATGATCGTCGCGGCAGGGGAGCGGCGTTCCTGTGGAGGGTGAGGCGGCCATGAGTCTTGCTGAACAACTGGTATCTGATCTTCGTGATGCGATGAAGTCTGGCGATACACAGCGTCGGGAAGTCATTCGATTCCTGCGCGCGTCGATCAAGAATGCCGAGATTGACAAGCACGCCGAGTTGACCGACGAAGAGATCGAGGCAGTGATTCGTGGCCAGATCAAGCAGCGCCGCGATTCGATCGACATGTTCCGCAAGGGCGGGCGTGATGATTTGGCCGATGCTGAAGCAGCCCAGGTCGCTGTGTTGCAGACTTACCTGCCGGCTCAGATCAGTGATGACGAAGCCGAGGAGCTTGTCCGTCGGGTCGTCGAAGAGTCCGGCGCGACCAGCCCGAAAGAGATGGGCAAGCTCATGCCGGCGCTGATGCAGGCCGCCGCGGGTCGTGTTGAGGGCCGAACCTTGTCGGCGCTGGCTCGTGCCGAGCTCGAACGTCGCTCGACGACCGCGTAGGGCAATTCCATAGAACATTCGACGGAAGTCGGAGACGCCATGCCCATTCGCTGGATTCGTCGTCTCAAAGAAAACCCTCGTTTCGCATGGCGAGATTTGGCACGAATCTCGCTTTTTGCGCTGTCGTTGCTGGTCCTCTCGGTCGTCAGCGTTGCCGTTGACTGGCAGCAGCGTGAGTCTGCCATTCAGTCCGGCAACATCGCCGACCGCACCATCAAGTCGCCCGAGACGATTACGTTCACCAGCGATCTCCGAACAGCCGAGCGTCGGCAGGAAGCCTACGACGACTCGCGCAATGTCGTGACCGTGCACGACGAGAACGTTCGCATCGAGCAGTTGAACGCGCTGCGGCAGTTCACGGACGCTGCAGATGATCTGCGCGTCAAACGCGATATTTCACGCGACGAAGCTGCTGCCGAACTTCAGGCTGCACTCGAAGACCTGACGTCGGCAGATGCAATGCGGATCCTGGCGCTCTCGACTGCGAGTTGGGAACGTGTCCGGTCCGAATCTCAGCGTCTTGTTGGAGCGACGCTGGCCGACCCGATCAAACAGGACGACGTGCGCGGCCGCAAAGACAACCTGCCCGATCGCCTGTCACCGCAACTGTCGTCGGAAGAGCAGTCGCTCGTCCTCGCGATTGCACGACCATTCATACGTGCCAACGTGCATATCGACGACGAGAGCACACTGGCGAATCGTCAGGCGGCAGCGGACGCGGTTGAGCCAGTGACGGTGAATGTGCTCGCCGGCCAGGCGATTGTTCGCGACGGCGATATTGTCACGGCCTACGATGTTGAGAAGCTCGAGCAGCTCGGCCTGATGAATCCGGATGTCGATGTCGCGACGCGGCTCGGGCGCTCGGGGATCATGGCCATCCTGTCCATCTTTACCGTGGCCTATCTCATTCGCTTCCAGCCGAACCTGTGGCGCGGACGACGGCTCCTGTTGTTGTCGGTGGTCATGCTGGGGCCGATTGTCGTTGCCCGCCTTGTCCTTCCACATTCCGACATTCAGTACCTGTTCCCTGTAGCGGCCTCGGCGATGCTCCTGGCGGTGTTGCTCGATTATCAAATCGCAATGACGATCGGCACATTGCTCTCGCTGTACATCGCCGTGATCTCAAACATGTCGTTTGAGATCGTTGTGATGTACACGCTGGCGTCTATGGCAGGAGCGATCGTTGCCTGGAACGCTGAGCGCACGATTCGATTTGTGTGGGCCGGAGCTGCCGTCGCGCTGACCATGTTCGTGACGGCGCTGTCGTTCAACGCGATTTCAACATCACTGAGTTGGGGTCTGGTCGGTGAGCGGTTGATCGAGACGGCGCTCGCAGGTGCGCTGGCGGCGTCGTTGACGTTCCTGTCGTTCAGTCTCATTGGTTCAGCCCTCGGCATTACGACGCACTTGCAACTGATGGAGCTGGCGCATCCGAATCAGCCGCTGTTGTACCGTCTTGCTCGCGAAGCGCCCGGCACCTACCATCACTCGATTGTCGTGAGCAATCTGGCCGAGAGCGCGGTCGAAGCTGTTGGCGGCGATCCGTTGTTCGCGAGGGTGGCGGTCTTGTACCACGATGTCGGCAAGCTGGTTCGCCCGACATTCTTTATCGAGAATCAGGGCCACATCGACAATCCCCACGACTTGCTTGACCCTCGCACAAGCGCACGCATAATCCTGGATCACGTGAGCGACGGCGTACGACTGGCCAAAAAGGCGCGCATCCCATCGGCCATCGTTTCAATCATCGAGCAACATCACGGCACTTCGCTCGTTCGCTACTTTTATCAGCGGGCCGTCGATTCGGGTGCAGATGTCACCGAAGACGAATTCCGCTACCCCGGCCCGAAGCCACAGACCAAGGAAGCCGGTGTCATCATGCTCGCCGACTCGGTCGAGGCCAGTGTTCGGTCAGCTGCCGGCAGCGGACGTCTGGTGCGACCAAAGGACAAGGCGGTCGAGGGTAAGGACACGCTCGAAAGCATCGTGACCAAGATCATCAGGGATCGTGTTGAAGATGGTCAGCTGGACGAGTGCGATCTGACACTGAAGGAGATTGATCAGATTCGACGCACATTCATCCAGATGCTCGAAGGCGTCTATCATCCGCGAGTCGAGTATCCAGCTGCTGCCGCGCCATCCACCACGCCGACGACCCCTGCGCCGAGTCCTGCCGGTGGCTGACCCGGGCATCAATCTGGATTTGTTGGTCGACGATGGCGTCACAACGACCCTGGACGAGTGCATACTGTCCGACCTCGTAGAGTCCATGAGCGACCTTGAGTCTCGACTCCCGCGCGGTTCGTGGAGTCTCGCATTGCGACTCACGGATGACGAGCGCATTGCCGCCATTCACGATCAATTCTTCGCCGACCCAACGCCGACAGATGTCATCTCATTTCCATCGGGAGACGACCTGCGCGAACGGGAAGGCCACCTGGGCGATATCGTTGTCTCGATGACAACGGCCGCCAGTAACGCGGCCATCTACGGTCACTCGACTGACCGAGAAGTTGCGTTCCTCTTTCTGCATGGTGTCTTGCACGTGATTGGCTACGATGACGCCATTCCGGAAGAGCGCGATGACATGCTGCGTCGTCAGACAGCAATCCTCGAAGCGTTTGAGCGACAGCGCAGTTTTTCTCTATGAGGGTGGCGCTCGTCGCAACGGTACTGAACGAGCAGGCCCGCCTTACGACCTGGCTCGCCGGTCTTGAAGAGCCAGCGTCAACCGGACGAAATCATCATTGTCGATGGCGGTTCGACCGATGGGACGTGGGAAGCGTTGCAGGAGTGGGCGGCCGCGCGGCAGGTCACGCTGCGCCAACTTCCAGGTGCTGGCATATCGGCTGGTCGTAACCTGGCGATATCGCTCGCAACCTGCGAGGCCATAGCCGTCACGGACGCCGGAACGCGGGCCGACCAGGGCTGGCTCGCTCGCCTGATTGACGCACTGGAAGACGGCTATGACGTAGCGAGCGGCTTCTTTTATCCGACGCTGGAATCACGTTGGGACCGGGCGCTGGCGGCGACCACGTTGCCAGATGTTAACGAGGTCGACGCCGATCGCTTCCAGCCTTCGAGCCGCTCAGTCGCGTTTCGAACCAGTTGGTGGCAGGCAGGCATTCGATACCCTGAGTGGCTTGACTACTGTGAAGACCTCGTCTGGGACTTCTCGTTGCGACGGGCCGGTGCCCGATTTCAGTTCGTGCCTGACGCGACCGTGGAATTTTCAGGGCGGTCGTCGTCCAAAGCGTTTGCAGTTCAATACCTGCGCTATGCGCGAGGAGACGGTAAAGCCGGACTTTTTGCCAAACGCCATGCTGCGCGGTACATGACCTATCTCGGGGCGGGGGCAGTGCTGCTCCGGCGGCGTCCGCTTGAATTGCTTATCGTCGGCATCCTCGCAAGTTTGTACATGCGTGCTCCGGTCAGACGCCTCTTTGCACGAGATCACAAGCGACACGTTGCAATCAGCGAGACGTTCGCGACGCTGCCGCTAGTGGTTGCTCTGCGTGGCCTCGGTGATCTGGCGAAGATGGCTGGATACCCTATTGGGCTCCTCTGGCGAGTGCGACGATTCGGCACGCTCGGCTGGAAGACCAGTTGGCAGCGCATCAGCCCGGATGGTGACGTGTGGTCTCCCGCAGCGTTGACCAGAGAAAGTCTGCCGCCCACATCGTCGCACGGCGACGAACCTCATGTGGCGGCGCAGTGATTTCGTGTCGGCGGTGTGCGACGCCTGCGGGATGAACGAGCGCAATACCGATCTGTCCGTGCGCTCGATCGTCGGTGTCACCCGGCTCCAGATACACGGCAACCGACACGCCATATTCAACGGAGTCCTCTGTCGCGGCCAGCGTGGCGCAACGGATTGCCGTTTCTTCGGCGTCCGGATTGTCAGCAGGGTAGGCGACCACAGCGAAGCTGGTCGTTCGCGCACCGGAGACAGCTTCGTCTGCCACGATTGATTCGTCGATCAGGTTCGTTAGCCTGCCGGCGTTTCCGGCCTCCCAGATCGCGACCTTTGCTCCCGACATCTGGATCGGTCGCAGTAGCGCGTCCGCCAATTCATCAGTGAGCTCGCCGTACACGTGCTCGGCCAACTCATCACGGATGGCGTCAATGGTGCCGGCAACTGCCTGTTCGGCCTCAGCTCGTTCTGCTGCCATCGCGGTAATGCGAATGTGAACGCCATCGTCCTTCGCATAGGTCGCCACGGTTGGGTAGCCGCGGCGAACAAGATCGATGATGCGCTGCTCGACCGCCGACTCCCCAATGCCGATCGTCTTCAGTGTCCGGGCGACGATCGCCGATTGTTCCAGTCGGTCGATGATGCGGGGCAAGGCCTGCTCGCGCCACATGCGGTACATCTCGCGCGGCACTCCCGGCATCGAGACGATGATCTGATCGTGACGACGCACGTACCAGCCGGGCGCGGTACCCATCGGGTTCAGAAGCAACTCTGCCGACGGGATACGCCAGGCCTGCTTGATGTTTTGCTCGGGCATTGGCACGCTGCGCATTGAGAAAAATTCGCGGACGCGTGCGGCAGCTTCCGGGTCGACTTCGACCTGTTCGCCTTGAACCGCCGACACCGCTTCGCGAGTCAGGTCATCATCGGTCGGGCCGATGCCGCCAGTTGTGATGACGAGGTCCGCGTCGGACAACGCTCGATTCAGGGTCACAATGAGTCGATCGAGCGAGTCGCCAACCTGTGACACACCGACGAGCTCGATGCCTAGTGCACTGAGCTCCTGGGCGAGGAATGTTGCGTTGGTGTCGGTGAGGAAGCCCTGGATGAGCTCTGAGCCAATCGACAGCACAACCGCACGCATAGTCCACCCCCGCATCAGACGAATTGCACGCGGGCATTATCGCATGATGTAAGCGATGAACCGGGAATGCATGCGGCTATGTGAGAAGTACCCTCGGAGGGACTCGAACCCCCAACCCCTGGTTCCGAAGACCAGTGCTCTATCCGTTGAGCTACGAGGGCGTGAACCCGACCATGATTGTACATGCTCGACCTCGGCGGAGTGCAGTGGATTCGAAGACGCGGACCCTATGCGATACTGCTCTGCCACTCTATGTGCGACACGAGCGGGCAACGTGGCCCGCTTCAACGAAAGAGCAACGATGACCGCCCTGACTGCCGTTAGAGCGTTTGGCGTGCCGCTTGGTCATGAGTCAGACACGACCGGACTTGCCCGGCTGGTGGCTGAAGGAGAGCTCGATCCGCGAACAGTCGTTGGCGTGACCGGTAAGGTCGAAGGGAACTGGCCGGGCGAAGAGACGCGCAAGGCAGCTGATACGGCTGTGCGTTCTTTCCTTGTCGATGCAGGGGCTGACGCCGATCAAGTTGCGCGCATTCCGATGATTTACTCCAGCGGAGGCGTTGGCATCATGACGCCGCACATCGTCGTCTACAGCCGCGTGCCGTGGGACGAACCAATAAGCGGCGAGCCGCGACTCGCCGTCGGTATCGGTTTCACCCCTCCGGTCGAGGCGAGCTGGATCGGGCAAACTCGCCTGAGTGAGGAGTGTGCTGCCGCAGTCGGGCAGGCGATGGCAGATGCTGACGTCTCGCGCGACGAAGTGGCGTTCGTCCTGGCCAAGAGTCCGATTCCGTCAGCTGAGCAACTCGACGCTGCAGGCATCACCGGCGAGCGCCGTGCGATGCTGTTACCGCATATCAGCGGCGGAACGGCGCTCGGCATCGGTGTCGCTCTCGGCGACCTGACGCTGCCGGACGCAGGGCAGATTGGTCGTGACATGTCGATCTGGACGGGTAGAGGATCCTGCTCGATTGGTCACGAGCAACCCACGACGCAGGTACTGTTGCTGGCGAACTCCCCACGGGCCGGCGGGACGCTGCGAGTCGGGACGAGCGTTATGGAGGACATGCTCGATGTCGTCGCTCTTGACAGGGCGTTAATCGATGCTGGGTTGCAGCTCGGTCCCGATGGTGTCACGCCAGCAATCAGGGAGCGAGTTGTCGCGGTCTATCTCAAGATTAGTCAGCCGAACGGCACGTTGCGCGGGCTGCGCCAGACTCAAGACGAGCGCAACACGCGCTATGGTAGCGAACTGAAGGCGGCAGTCGGCGGTGCGTTTGCGGGACGCCTCGGACATACCGCCATCTACATTTCGTCCGCTGCGGTACATCAGGGACCACCGGAAGGCGGTACCGTTGCGGTCGTTGTTGACCACGGCTGACATAAACACAATCTGAAGGTGCAAAAGCGCCGATCAAGTCAGACCTGATCGGCGCAAAGTGGGGGTGCCCCACGGGGCTCGAACCCGTAACCACTGGTTCCACAGACCAGTGCTCTGCCTATTGAGCTAGAGGCACCATAGCGATGGAGACTGAGGATACCGGACCGTAAGCCGAGTTCTGTTTCTGACGGTCATCTATCTCAGCCGATATGGCTGGGCGCGTTTTGCGCCTGCTCTCGTCCTCGGGCCTTGGCGAGCAACCTGCAGTCGGCCCAATCGGAGATTGCTGCGGGGAGGATTGCCCTTTTCACTCGTGCGCGGCAAACGCGCACGCATTGGTCACTGTTGCTCTCACGTCAGACGGATCCAACGTGCCGATCTGGACTGTCAACGCACACCGACATGCGTTTCCCCGGCTTTCACCGGGCACCCTCGCTCTGTGCAGCTCGGACTTTCCTCTGGCAATGCCAGCGACCGTCCGTCCGGTATCGTTCAGTTAGTAAGGCGCGATCCGTTTGCACGGATCGCGGTCGGTGGTGCCGAAGGGGAGATTTGAACTCCCACGCCCTTACGGGCACTACGCCCTGAACGTAGCGCGTCTGCCGGTTCCGCCACTTCGGCAAGGCCATTGCGTAACCGGTCGAGAGTATATCATCTGACTTGAAAGTGAATCAACGAAATTCGGACTGCTCAATGCAGTCGCCGCCGAGTTTGAGGTTCTGAGTTGAGACGTCGTATTGCTTCCGTTCGAGCTGGTCGCCAAATTGAAGTTGTCCTGTATGGCAAGCCGGATTGTGAGCTCTGTCGGAAGGCAGAACGCGCCGTAAGTTCGGTGTTTGGAAGTCGGAACTTGGAAGTCGTGAACATCCTTGGCGACCGCGCTCTGGAAGATATGTACGTGTTTCGGATTCCTGTGCTGGTTGTCGACGGTGTTGAGGCTGCCGAGGGCCTCATCGACGTAGAGGACGCGTGCCGTGCACGCTCACACGCGATTCGACAGCGGATGACGCAATGACGAAGAGATCGAGCAGTCGCCAGACGCAAAGTGTTGGTTTCATTGTGATTGCGATCCTGATTGTC
This Thermomicrobiales bacterium DNA region includes the following protein-coding sequences:
- a CDS encoding threonine synthase: MQSGSQIESTLSGIVCSNCGHRYDADQLLTVCDECGKVLLAEYDLDRAKSTMTREALAKRPWNLWRYAEIMPVRKAEHRLTLAEGGSPLLKVDRWAAGVGLSNVLVKDEGRNPTGSFKARGLGAAVSRARELGVKAIALPSAGNAAAAASAYAARGGMETVVFMPKDAPEVFKAECRALGARVFLVNGLINDAGKVVRDNGASRGWFDVSTLKEPYRAEGKKTMGLELVEQLGWTVPDAIIYPTGGGTGIVGMWKAFDELEQMGLIGSARPRMIVVQSDGCAPIVKAFDMGERHAPLWEGADTIAPGIRVPVAIGDYLILDAVRASGGTAIAVSDAELNAAMRSVAEKEGLFVSPESGAAFAAAEKLRAEGKLSETDKVVVYATGSGLKHTDLISGDYPVLEPDNAEIGTKIDTAYA
- the mutM gene encoding bifunctional DNA-formamidopyrimidine glycosylase/DNA-(apurinic or apyrimidinic site) lyase, with translation MPELPEVETVCRTLRPYLADKVIESFDLRWRRTVANDDLPAFEERIIGNSIAAVSRRGKFIVLELGTGDWITVHLRMTGELLFRATRTDARAPEREPYLRAVFALSGTTELDFYDTRKFGRIALLDREASARLDENLGVEPLSPAFTIESLALALQRKRRLKSLLLDQTVIAGLGNIYVDEAMFRAGVHPLRPASELAADEISRLQAAIVDVLSIAVESRGTTLRDYRSGLGEEGTNQESLQIYGRKPGSPCVVCGAPLVRLTIDQRTTMFCPVCQPLGDHDQA
- a CDS encoding molybdopterin-binding protein: MRGWTMRAVVLSIGSELIQGFLTDTNATFLAQELSALGIELVGVSQVGDSLDRLIVTLNRALSDADLVITTGGIGPTDDDLTREAVSAVQGEQVEVDPEAAARVREFFSMRSVPMPEQNIKQAWRIPSAELLLNPMGTAPGWYVRRHDQIIVSMPGVPREMYRMWREQALPRIIDRLEQSAIVARTLKTIGIGESAVEQRIIDLVRRGYPTVATYAKDDGVHIRITAMAAERAEAEQAVAGTIDAIRDELAEHVYGELTDELADALLRPIQMSGAKVAIWEAGNAGRLTNLIDESIVADEAVSGARTTSFAVVAYPADNPDAEETAIRCATLAATEDSVEYGVSVAVYLEPGDTDDRAHGQIGIALVHPAGVAHRRHEITAPPHEVRRRATMWAADFLWSTLRETTRHHPG
- a CDS encoding HDIG domain-containing protein encodes the protein MARISLFALSLLVLSVVSVAVDWQQRESAIQSGNIADRTIKSPETITFTSDLRTAERRQEAYDDSRNVVTVHDENVRIEQLNALRQFTDAADDLRVKRDISRDEAAAELQAALEDLTSADAMRILALSTASWERVRSESQRLVGATLADPIKQDDVRGRKDNLPDRLSPQLSSEEQSLVLAIARPFIRANVHIDDESTLANRQAAADAVEPVTVNVLAGQAIVRDGDIVTAYDVEKLEQLGLMNPDVDVATRLGRSGIMAILSIFTVAYLIRFQPNLWRGRRLLLLSVVMLGPIVVARLVLPHSDIQYLFPVAASAMLLAVLLDYQIAMTIGTLLSLYIAVISNMSFEIVVMYTLASMAGAIVAWNAERTIRFVWAGAAVALTMFVTALSFNAISTSLSWGLVGERLIETALAGALAASLTFLSFSLIGSALGITTHLQLMELAHPNQPLLYRLAREAPGTYHHSIVVSNLAESAVEAVGGDPLFARVAVLYHDVGKLVRPTFFIENQGHIDNPHDLLDPRTSARIILDHVSDGVRLAKKARIPSAIVSIIEQHHGTSLVRYFYQRAVDSGADVTEDEFRYPGPKPQTKEAGVIMLADSVEASVRSAAGSGRLVRPKDKAVEGKDTLESIVTKIIRDRVEDGQLDECDLTLKEIDQIRRTFIQMLEGVYHPRVEYPAAAAPSTTPTTPAPSPAGG
- a CDS encoding glycosyltransferase, with protein sequence MKSQRQPDEIIIVDGGSTDGTWEALQEWAAARQVTLRQLPGAGISAGRNLAISLATCEAIAVTDAGTRADQGWLARLIDALEDGYDVASGFFYPTLESRWDRALAATTLPDVNEVDADRFQPSSRSVAFRTSWWQAGIRYPEWLDYCEDLVWDFSLRRAGARFQFVPDATVEFSGRSSSKAFAVQYLRYARGDGKAGLFAKRHAARYMTYLGAGAVLLRRRPLELLIVGILASLYMRAPVRRLFARDHKRHVAISETFATLPLVVALRGLGDLAKMAGYPIGLLWRVRRFGTLGWKTSWQRISPDGDVWSPAALTRESLPPTSSHGDEPHVAAQ
- a CDS encoding cytochrome P450, which encodes MRSQCPVARSDFLEWSIFRHSDIVDILDDPATFSSASNHRAVPNGMDPPEHTLFRTAIEPFFMAGQMANFEPTFRSIAAEITAALIDQPEIEFVNAFAMPFPLRCAVAFLGWRADRWEHLHGWTHGNQQASLSRDREASAALAQEFTSIVEEELADRRRIGRTASDLTSTLMSTTVNGQVISDDDIVSILRNWIAGHGTVAAGLGLLVWHLATDTQLQQKLREEPVMLPQTIDEILRVDGPLVANRRTTTQDVTIAGCHIPAGERLTLMWIAADRDPDAFAKADAINLARDNDSSLVFGRGIHDCVGAPLARLEMRVGLEELLRETAEFSIAQPTEVKRMVYPGNGIANMTLALR
- the ybeY gene encoding rRNA maturation RNase YbeY; the encoded protein is MSDLESRLPRGSWSLALRLTDDERIAAIHDQFFADPTPTDVISFPSGDDLREREGHLGDIVVSMTTAASNAAIYGHSTDREVAFLFLHGVLHVIGYDDAIPEERDDMLRRQTAILEAFERQRSFSL
- a CDS encoding GatB/YqeY domain-containing protein: MSLAEQLVSDLRDAMKSGDTQRREVIRFLRASIKNAEIDKHAELTDEEIEAVIRGQIKQRRDSIDMFRKGGRDDLADAEAAQVAVLQTYLPAQISDDEAEELVRRVVEESGATSPKEMGKLMPALMQAAAGRVEGRTLSALARAELERRSTTA